In Alkalihalobacterium alkalinitrilicum, a genomic segment contains:
- a CDS encoding competence protein CoiA encodes MLVAHTNDKKRINLVKGWNKEQLEKLRKNFRFVCPVCKKSVRLKLGSKRRWHFAHYGEVSCNLELEAESDYHLLGKEQLYHWFISQNIHALLEPYLTSINQRPDILIHYQKRYYAIEYQCSPIPLSLFEKRTRSYLEKDILPIWIYGGNRLTRKSSILFSLSPIEWAALQPHVQLDNFLLYYCSTTQQFFSLLNVSSLSSQSALSQIKITRLQDCSFASLLGNVDVYDDNWKLYWITIKKKWRYSVTPYPSRTQKYFNDYCLQRKISPWLYPIEAGWPTKHHQWFETSPHIWQTFILIYLLNFPLEYKFTFQDVYRYLKELVKTNICRIRSLPYYEGHFSYAIMSYLQLLLHSGFIKRNKTKEFFRVKEIKYPQSIEEAIKRDEEFVKNVKIN; translated from the coding sequence TTGCTTGTAGCACATACCAATGATAAAAAGAGAATTAATTTAGTAAAGGGGTGGAATAAAGAACAATTAGAAAAACTTCGCAAGAACTTTCGCTTCGTTTGTCCCGTTTGTAAAAAGTCAGTAAGACTAAAACTAGGATCAAAAAGACGATGGCATTTTGCTCATTATGGTGAAGTCAGTTGTAATCTTGAGTTAGAAGCCGAATCAGACTATCATTTGTTAGGAAAAGAACAACTTTATCACTGGTTTATCAGCCAAAATATTCATGCGTTACTTGAACCATACTTAACTTCGATAAATCAAAGACCAGACATCCTCATTCATTATCAAAAGCGCTATTACGCAATTGAATACCAATGTTCACCGATCCCCCTTTCATTATTTGAGAAACGAACGAGGAGTTACTTGGAAAAAGATATCTTGCCTATTTGGATCTACGGCGGCAATCGACTTACTCGTAAGTCTTCAATACTATTCTCACTATCTCCGATCGAATGGGCAGCATTACAACCTCATGTTCAGCTTGATAACTTCCTACTTTATTATTGTTCCACTACGCAACAATTTTTTTCCTTACTAAATGTCTCCTCTCTTTCGTCACAATCAGCCTTATCCCAAATAAAAATCACACGGCTCCAAGATTGTTCTTTTGCATCGTTATTAGGTAACGTTGATGTTTATGACGATAACTGGAAGTTATATTGGATTACAATAAAAAAGAAATGGCGTTATAGTGTGACGCCTTATCCAAGTCGGACGCAAAAATATTTTAATGACTATTGTTTACAGCGCAAGATCTCTCCTTGGTTATATCCGATTGAAGCAGGATGGCCAACGAAACACCATCAATGGTTTGAAACTTCTCCACATATATGGCAAACATTCATCCTTATCTACCTATTAAATTTTCCTCTTGAATACAAATTTACTTTTCAAGATGTATATCGATACTTAAAAGAGTTGGTAAAAACGAACATCTGTAGAATTAGATCGCTCCCATATTATGAGGGACATTTTTCGTATGCGATTATGTCTTATTTACAACTCCTCCTTCATTCTGGTTTTATTAAAAGGAATAAAACTAAAGAATTTTTTAGAGTAAAAGAGATCAAATATCCACAGTCTATCGAAGAAGCGATTAAAAGAGACGAAGAGTTTGTTAAGAATGTAAAAATTAATTAA
- the cls gene encoding cardiolipin synthase, producing the protein MKTRLNVIIFILLIISVLYLFRDYMEGWIVGASSIIFSLSALFIAIVIFFENRHPSKTLTWLMVLGVFPVVGFFFYLLFGQNHRKKRSFIQKAIQDEQAFENIEGNRQIDESRLEKMGGHHQLVFRLAHRLGNNPISFSTETKVLTDGKETFAHILQTLKMAKRHIHLVYYIVRDDELGQEIKEILIEKAQEGVKVRFLYDAVGSWKLSKKYIQDLREAGVELRPFAPVKLPYFTHKVNYRNHRKIVVIDGHVAFVGGLNIGDEYLGKDQYFGYWRDTHLYVRGEAVRTLQLIFLKDWYYVTKEAVLDPEYFSPVLVDRNDEGGVQLISSGPDTQWEVIKKLYFSMIVSAKKSIWVASPYFIPDDDILSALKIAALSGVDVRILVPNRPDKRIVFYASRSYFPELLEAGVKIYEYHRGFMHSKIVIVDKQIASIGTANMDMRSFHLNFEVNAFLYRTKSVTKLVSDYIFDLEHSNQLDYEIFKKRSIIHRLLESTSRLSSPLL; encoded by the coding sequence ATGAAAACAAGGTTAAATGTAATTATATTTATTTTATTGATTATCAGTGTGCTCTATTTGTTTAGGGACTATATGGAAGGATGGATCGTTGGGGCGTCTAGTATTATCTTTTCATTGTCTGCCCTTTTTATTGCGATTGTCATCTTTTTTGAGAACCGTCATCCGTCAAAGACGTTGACATGGCTAATGGTACTTGGTGTATTTCCAGTCGTTGGTTTTTTCTTTTATCTTTTGTTTGGTCAAAATCATCGAAAAAAAAGGTCATTTATTCAAAAAGCGATTCAGGATGAACAAGCATTTGAAAATATTGAAGGAAATCGGCAAATAGACGAATCACGACTTGAAAAAATGGGTGGACATCATCAATTAGTGTTTCGGTTAGCGCACCGACTAGGTAATAACCCTATATCTTTTTCAACAGAGACGAAGGTATTAACAGATGGTAAAGAAACGTTCGCACATATTTTACAAACATTAAAAATGGCAAAACGGCATATTCATCTTGTTTACTATATTGTTCGAGATGACGAACTTGGACAGGAAATTAAAGAAATTTTGATTGAAAAAGCGCAAGAAGGAGTCAAGGTTCGATTTTTATACGATGCAGTTGGTAGCTGGAAACTATCAAAAAAATATATACAAGACTTGCGGGAAGCAGGAGTGGAACTGAGGCCATTTGCTCCCGTTAAGTTACCTTATTTTACACATAAGGTTAACTATCGCAATCATAGAAAGATCGTCGTTATTGATGGCCATGTCGCCTTTGTCGGCGGGTTAAATATTGGCGATGAATATTTAGGGAAGGATCAGTATTTTGGCTATTGGAGAGATACACACTTGTATGTAAGAGGAGAAGCGGTTCGAACTTTACAACTTATCTTCTTAAAGGATTGGTACTATGTTACGAAGGAAGCTGTTTTAGATCCAGAATATTTTTCACCTGTCCTCGTTGATCGAAATGACGAAGGTGGTGTGCAACTCATATCTAGTGGACCTGATACGCAGTGGGAGGTCATTAAGAAGCTATACTTTTCAATGATTGTTTCCGCTAAAAAATCAATTTGGGTTGCATCGCCTTATTTTATTCCTGATGACGATATTTTAAGTGCATTAAAGATCGCAGCATTAAGTGGGGTAGATGTACGAATTCTAGTTCCGAATCGTCCTGATAAACGAATTGTCTTTTATGCTTCACGTTCCTATTTTCCAGAATTATTAGAAGCAGGAGTGAAGATTTACGAGTATCACCGTGGATTTATGCACAGTAAAATTGTAATTGTTGATAAGCAAATCGCTTCGATTGGAACAGCGAATATGGATATGCGGAGCTTTCATCTTAATTTTGAAGTCAACGCATTTTTATATCGTACGAAAAGTGTGACGAAGCTCGTTAGTGATTATATTTTTGATTTGGAACATTCCAATCAACTCGACTATGAAATTTTTAAGAAACGATCGATTATTCATCGTTTGTTAGAATCAACATCTAGGTTATCAAGTCCGTTATTGTAA